The Daphnia carinata strain CSIRO-1 chromosome 2, CSIRO_AGI_Dcar_HiC_V3, whole genome shotgun sequence genome has a segment encoding these proteins:
- the LOC130701717 gene encoding WD repeat-containing protein 47-like yields the protein MSMGSSVPRLHLREDDVVRLVLEFIGSRQFHISQLSLERETGVINGVFSDDVLFLRQLILDGQWDDVTEFIQPLESLATFDARTFHYLILRQKYIELLCIKSEAGLIANVDAAVEEVVKVLSDLEKLCPSREVYNHLCLLLTLPKLIDHADYHDWNPSSARVRCFQDIHPLVEKFLPYEKPAKDGPALQEATNDRLIHLLIKGLLYESCVEFCQRRALSGSAKERSPPQLRFGSLLSSTKKFHDSDLSLLSWLQSIPAQTFAHPFEQRTLDVDVERLDKPTLETSWTEHMLVTPIKPKLFPYSAMPFGRPRSVDLMSRSLNPSLDGLPFGSGTMWRSSLASFHLTGKKSMTTSVDRLFESDEKGSKIIQPPSISTVSELAKEHSPFDDEDNKRVIASDVLEKPPRAEPASGDLLREFQRLKYPPGTTSNKLAAPPPQVLSELTNEPTDDKPQLSGNQNGSAASTSGPTSGSGSLGSGPVSASTTMHGSGGGLSGKPRFIAVTSLDDAQAVRCAEFHPSGRLYAVGSNSKTLRICSYPKLSDLRDDHATCQSTVLFKRTKHHKGSIYCLAWSPAGDLIATGSNDKTVKLMRFNADTCNMEGQEIELTMHDGTVRDVCFIEDMSNKSSLLVSGGAGDCKIYVTDCVTGTPFQALSGHSGHVLSLYTWGGAMFISGSQDKTVRMWDLRTRGCVNMITPLTTPSSPVNKGSPVASVAVDPSGRLMVSGHEDASCILYDIRGNRTIQSFKPHAADVRSVRFSPSAYYLLTGGYDNKLVLTDLQGDLTMSLPSIVVAQHQDKVISGRWHPNEFSFISSSADKTSALWALPPL from the exons ATGTCGATGGGGAGCAGTGTCCCACGACTGCATTTACGGGAGGACGACGTGGTCCGCCTCGTCCTGGAATTCATCGGCAGTCGGCAATTTCACATCAGCCAG TTGAGTCTGGAACGAGAAACGGGAGTGATCAATGGCGTTTTTTCTGATGATGTCCTGTTTTTGCGCCAACTCATCCTGGACGGACAATGGGATGACGTCACAGAATTCATTCAGCCGCTGGAAAGTCTGGCCACGTTTGACGCCCGTACCTTTCACTACCTTATACTTCGTCAAAAATACATCGAGCTACTTTGCATCAAATCCGAAGCAGGGCTGATTGCCAATGTCGATGCCGCAGTCGAGGAAGTGGTGAAAGTACTCAGCGACTTGGAGAAACTTTGTCCATCGAGAGAAGTTTACAACCACCTATGTCTCCTACTGACCTTGCCCAAATTGATCGATCACGCCGACTACCACGATTGGAACCCATCCAGCGCTCGGGTTCGTTGCTTCCAGGACATACACCCGTTGGTCGAAAAGTTTTTGCCTTACGAGAAACCGGCAAAAGACGGACCTGCTTTGCAAGAAGCCACGAACGATCGGTTGATCCATCTCCTTATCAAAG GTCTGTTATACGAGTCGTGTGTGGAATTCTGTCAGCGTCGGGCCTTATCTGGTAGCGCCAAAGAGCGATCACCTCCTCAATTGCGATTTGGTTCTCTTTTGAGTTCCACTAAGAAGTTCCATGACTCGGATTTGAGTCTATTATCTTGGCTGCAGAGCATCCCCGCGCAAACATTCGCTCATCCATTTGAGCAGCGGACCTTGGATGTGGACGTGGAGAGACTGGATAAACCAACCCTGGAAACGTCATGGACCGAGCACATGCTGGTTACACCCATCAAGCCCAAACTTTTTCCCTACTCAGCCATGCCTTTTGGAAGACCTCGTTCTGTTGATCTCATGTCTCGCTCCCTCAACCCTTCTTTGGACGGCTTACCTTTTGGCAGTGGGACGATGTGGCGTTCCAGTCTGGCCAGCTTTCATCTGACGGGCAAGAAATCGATGACCACATCG gTGGATCGGCTTTTCGAAAGCGACGAGAAAGGATCAAAAATTATTCAACCGCCTAGTATTAGTACAGTGAGCGAACTTGCCAAGGAACACAGCCCATTTGATGACGAAGATAACAAACG AGTGATCGCGTCGGACGTATTGGAGAAGCCTCCACGGGCGGAACCTGCTAGTGGAGATCTGTTGCGTGAATTCCAGCGGTTAAAATATCCTCCGGGTACAACATCCAATAA GTTGGCAGCGCCGCCTCCTCAAGTCTTGTCTGAACTTACCAACGAACCCACCGACGATAAG cCTCAATTGTCGGGAAACCAGAATGGGTCAGCGGCTTCCACATCAGGTCCGACCTCAGGATCGGGATCGCTTGGATCAGGACCGGTATCTGCTTCGACCACAATGCACGGTAGCGGCGGTGGTTTGTCGGGGAAACCTCGTTTCATCGCCGTCACATCATTGGACGACGCTCAG GCCGTGCGCTGTGCGGAATTCCATCCAAGCGGCCGACTTTATGCGGTCGGCTCCAATTCAAAGACGTTGCGCATCTGCTCCTATCCAAAACTATCGGATCTGAG GGATGACCATGCTACGTGCCAGTCCACCGTTCTCTTCAAGCGTACCAAGCATCATAAAGGATCGATTTACTGCCTCGCCTGGAGCCCGGCTGGTGATTTGATCGCCACGGGGAGCAACGACAAAACGGTCAAGTTGATGAGGTTCAATGCCGACACGTGTAACATGGAGG GACAAGAAATCGAGTTGACGATGCACGATGGAACAGTCAGAGACGTTTGCTTTATTGAGGATATGAGCAACAAATCCAGTTTACTCGTTAGTGGAGGTGCTGGGGATTGTAAAATTTACGTCACAGATTGCGTTACCGGAACACCTTTTCAAGCACTCAGTGGACATTCAG GACATGTGTTGTCTCTTTACACGTGGGGCGGTGCCATGTTTATTAGCGGTTCCCAGGACAAAACGGTACGAATGTGGGATCTGCGAACAAGGGGCTGTGTTAATATGATCACGCCACTAACCACACCCAGCTCACCGGTTAACAAG GGTTCCCCCGTGGCGTCGGTTGCTGTCGATCCGTCTGGCCGTTTAATGGTTTCCGGACATGAGGATGCTTCGTGCATTCTTTACGATATCCGAGGGAATAGGACTATTCAGAGCTTTAAACCCCACGCCGCCGATGTCCGTTCGGTTCGTTTCTCTCCTTCGGCTTACTACCTTTTGACAGGCGGCTACGACAACAAATTGGTGCTGACAGATCTGCAG GGTGATTTAACGATGTCCTTACCGAGCATAGTCGTCGCCCAACATCAGGATAAGGTTATCTCGGGCCGCTGGCATCCCAacgaattttctttcatcagtTCAAGCGCCGATAAAACGAGTGCTTTATGGGCCTTGCCTCCACTCTAG
- the LOC130701721 gene encoding syntaxin-6-like — protein sequence MSLEDPFFVVKDEVTKALNRTRGLYHHWEHLHREGVVFSKDEVQKTTAELKNSIRSIEWDLEDLEDTIAIVEKNPSRFRLNSAEVVQRRYFVQQTRDEIGSIKEKLQMMRSQDFDHSARKPLLENASPTRKAPKNTTAGYVRIPIEGDREDDDDENQVKSIVQQQASLVKQQDEQLVLISGSVGTLKSMSRRIGHELDEQALILDDMGHEMENTETKMDSTLKKMAKVLRMSNDRRQWMAIGVLTGLMIIVIILFYVL from the exons ATGTCTCTCGAAgatccattttttgttgttaaagA TGAGGTCACAAAAGCCTTGAATCGCACAAGGGGTTTGTATCATCATTGGGAACACCTGCATAGAGAAGGTGTTGTTTTCTCCAAAGACGAAGTACAGAAAACCACAGCAGAGTTGAAAAATTCCATAAGGAGTATAGAGTGGGACTTGGAAGACCTTGAAGACACAATTG CAATTGTAGAAAAAAATCCTAGTCGATTTCGATTAAATAGTGCCGAAGTTGTCCAAAGGCGTTATTTTGTTCAGCAAACCAGAGACGAAATCGGAagcattaaagaaaaacttcaaatgATGAGGAGCCAAGATTTTGATCATTCTGCGAGAAAG CCGCTGCTCGAAAATGCAAGTCCGACGCGAAAGGCACCAAAAAACACGACCGCAGGGTACGTTCGCATCCCTATTGAG GGAGATCGTGaggatgacgatgatgaaaaTCAAGTGAAAAGCATAGTACAGCAGCAGGCATCGTTAGTGAAACAACAGGATGAACAACTAGTCTTGATATCTGGATCCGTAGGTACTTTAAAGAGTATGTCACGACGTATCGGCCACGAACTAGATGAACAGGCATT AATACTTGATGACATGGGTCATGAAATGGAAAACACAGAAACTAAGATGGATTCtacattaaagaaaatggccAAAGTTCTTCGCATGTCAAACG ATCGTCGCCAGTGGATGGCCATAGGAGTCTTAACGGGGTTGATGATTATCGTGattatattattttatgttCTGTAA
- the LOC130701720 gene encoding uncharacterized protein LOC130701720, whose amino-acid sequence MEEVILRKLDEMFSDLRQEIQQNHLLKVHPTKDQHQGHCHSSRSNSNFNSNRRQSLPNHAIPGRRVSMPAKLVPSATSSIRRGSLPVEVEGRRSSLPALPTRRLSVELQPQRRESSSSRKFSRDSLDLDLVIEDDCEADADSDYNNSVIVEEDEETDTQ is encoded by the exons ATGGAGGAAGTTATTCTCCGCAAGTTGGACGAAATGTTTAGCGATTTACGACAGGAAATTCAGCAGAACCATTTGCTAAAAGTGCACCCAACGAAAGACCAACACCAAGGCCATTGTCATTCTTCTCGGTCCAATTCTAATTTCAATAGCAATAGAAGGCAGTCGCTACCGAATCATGCCATACCAGGTCGAAGAGTGTCAATGCCTGCCAAACTGGTGCCGTCGGCGACATCATCTATCAGACGTGGATCGCTACCCGTCGAAGTTGAGGGACGTCGGTCTAGTCTTCCTGCTTTGCCCACTCGACGGTTGTCTGTTGAATTACAACCGCAGCGTCGGGAGTCGTCCAGTTCGAGGAAATTCTCTCGCGATTCACTTGACCTGGATTTGGTTATTGAAGACGATTGCGAAGCAGATGCCGATTCCGATTATAACAATTCAGTCATAGTCGAAGAAGATGAGGAGACAGACACTCAG TGA
- the LOC130701718 gene encoding selenocysteine-specific elongation factor-like isoform X1 — protein MSILNFNLGVLGHVDSGKTTLVKALSSVASTACFDKNPQSKERGITLDLGFSSFSVELPEHIKEKSLETYSKLQFTLVDCPGHASLIKTIIGGAQIIDMMLLVIDITKGIQTQTAECLVIGEITCNQMVVVLNKIDLIPDNKRQPVIEKMTKKIHMTLKNTKFHNCSIVPVSAFSDVSDLASISISNLIEVLKQLVFIPKRDALGNFLFSVDHCFSIKGQGTVMTGTVLQGKISVNDTIEIPTLKLSRKIKSMQMFHEAVVNAFQGDRLGICVTQFDPKLMERGIACTPGALPMAYGVIVNVDKVVYYKQPIKNKTKYHITLGHETVMARVHLFQSAGENLDFEMEHCYCEEIAEAKGQFFFGFLEFDHPIPVVPKSLIIGSKLDTDIHSNACRIAFKCNIHFIFGNENYREDLARLKVYKTKTREGIVERMASPFEVIGKNLLKKETNVQPFVNLKVTLSTGELGIIEGSFGQSGKVKIRVMEGLKEETQALLAGLNKKRKPQDSLNPEEKHVQVKIFLCFKRYIYDPCKKMIQT, from the exons atgtccaTCCTTAATTTCAATTTAGGAGTTTTGGGTCATGTTGACAGCGGGAAGACTACCTTGGTTAAAGCTTTGAGTTCGGTGGCCAGCACGGCTTGTTTTGATAAAAACCCACAgtcaaaagaaagaggaatcACACTTGACTTAGGATTTAGCTCTTTTTCAGTTGAATTACCCGAGCATATTAAAGAGAAAAGTTTGGAAACCTATTCTAAACTTCAGTTTACATTag TTGATTGCCCTGGACATGCGTCACTTATTAAAACAATCATTGGAG GTGCCCAGATTATTGACATGATGTTGTTGGTAATTGACATCACAAAG GGAATACAAACACAAACAGCAGAATGTTTAGTTATTGGAGAAATCACCTGTAACCAAATGGTAGTTGTtctaaacaaaattgatttaaTTCCTGACAACAAACGGCAACCAGTAATTGAAAAG atgacaaaaaaaattcacatgactctgaaaaacacaaaattccACAATTGCTCAATTGTTCCAGTGTCAGCATTCTCTGATGTTTCAGACTTGGCATCTATTAGCATATCTAACCTGATTGAAGTCCTGAAACAGCTTGTCTTTATACCAAAACGGGATGCATTAGgtaatttcttgttttcagtTGATCATTGCTTTTCCATAAAAGGACAAGGAACCGTAATGACTGGAACAGTGTTGCAAGGGAAAATATCAGTCAATGAT ACCATCGAGATTCCTACGTTAAAACTATCGCGAAAAATCAAATCCATGCAAATGTTTCATGAAGCAGTTGTCAATGCATTTCAAGGCGACCGGTTGGGAATATGTGTGACGCAATTTGATCCAAAATTAATGGAAAGGGGAATCGCTTGTACTCCCGGAGCTTTACCGATGGCTTATGGAGTAATAGTAAATGTAGATAAAGTGGTTTATTACAAACAACCCATCAAGAACAAGACGAAATACCATATTACTCTCGGACACGAAACAGTCATGGCGCGAGTGCATCTTTTTCAGTCAGCAGGTGAAAATcttgattttgaaatggaaCATTGCTATTGTGAAGAAATAGCAGAAGCGAA GGGGCAATTTTTCTTCGGCTTCTTAGAATTCGATCACCCAATACCTGTTGTTCCGAAAAGCTTGATAATCGGTTCCAAGCTGGACACTGATATTCACAGTAATGCTTGCCGTATTGCTTTTAAATGCAATATTCATTTCATCTTTGGGAACGAAAACTATAGAGAGGATCTCGCGCGCCTTAAagtttataaaacaaaaacgagg GAAGGTATTGTTGAACGCATGGCCTCACCATTCGAGGTTATCGGCAAAAATTTACtgaaaaaagagacaaatgTTCAACCTTTCGTGAACTTGAAGGTTACCTTGTCAACTGGGGAATTGGGAATAATCGAAGGTTCGTTCGGTCAGAGCGGCAAAGTCAAAATTCGTGTGATGG AAGGATTAAAGGAGGAAACACAGGCCCTGTTAGCTGGCCTtaacaagaaaaggaaaccCCAAGATTCATTGAAcccagaagaaaaacatgtgcaagtgaaaatttttctttgttttaaacGGTATATATACGATCCTTGCAAAAAGATGATTCAGACGTAA
- the LOC130701718 gene encoding selenocysteine-specific elongation factor-like isoform X2 yields MSILNFNLGVLGHVDSGKTTLVKALSSVASTACFDKNPQSKERGITLDLGFSSFSVELPEHIKEKSLETYSKLQFTLVDCPGHASLIKTIIGGAQIIDMMLLVIDITKGIQTQTAECLVIGEITCNQMVVVLNKIDLIPDNKRQPVIEKMTKKIHMTLKNTKFHNCSIVPVSAFSDVSDLASISISNLIEVLKQLVFIPKRDALGNFLFSVDHCFSIKGQGTVMTGTVLQGKISVNDTIEIPTLKLSRKIKSMQMFHEAVVNAFQGDRLGICVTQFDPKLMERGIACTPGALPMAYGVIVNVDKVVYYKQPIKNKTKYHITLGHETVMARVHLFQSAGENLDFEMEHCYCEEIAEAKGQFFFGFLEFDHPIPVVPKSLIIGSKLDTDIHSNACRIAFKCNIHFIFGNENYREDLARLKVYKTKTREGIVERMASPFEVIGKNLLKKETNVQPFVNLKVTLSTGELGIIEGSFGQSGKVKIRVMGLKEETQALLAGLNKKRKPQDSLNPEEKHVQVKIFLCFKRYIYDPCKKMIQT; encoded by the exons atgtccaTCCTTAATTTCAATTTAGGAGTTTTGGGTCATGTTGACAGCGGGAAGACTACCTTGGTTAAAGCTTTGAGTTCGGTGGCCAGCACGGCTTGTTTTGATAAAAACCCACAgtcaaaagaaagaggaatcACACTTGACTTAGGATTTAGCTCTTTTTCAGTTGAATTACCCGAGCATATTAAAGAGAAAAGTTTGGAAACCTATTCTAAACTTCAGTTTACATTag TTGATTGCCCTGGACATGCGTCACTTATTAAAACAATCATTGGAG GTGCCCAGATTATTGACATGATGTTGTTGGTAATTGACATCACAAAG GGAATACAAACACAAACAGCAGAATGTTTAGTTATTGGAGAAATCACCTGTAACCAAATGGTAGTTGTtctaaacaaaattgatttaaTTCCTGACAACAAACGGCAACCAGTAATTGAAAAG atgacaaaaaaaattcacatgactctgaaaaacacaaaattccACAATTGCTCAATTGTTCCAGTGTCAGCATTCTCTGATGTTTCAGACTTGGCATCTATTAGCATATCTAACCTGATTGAAGTCCTGAAACAGCTTGTCTTTATACCAAAACGGGATGCATTAGgtaatttcttgttttcagtTGATCATTGCTTTTCCATAAAAGGACAAGGAACCGTAATGACTGGAACAGTGTTGCAAGGGAAAATATCAGTCAATGAT ACCATCGAGATTCCTACGTTAAAACTATCGCGAAAAATCAAATCCATGCAAATGTTTCATGAAGCAGTTGTCAATGCATTTCAAGGCGACCGGTTGGGAATATGTGTGACGCAATTTGATCCAAAATTAATGGAAAGGGGAATCGCTTGTACTCCCGGAGCTTTACCGATGGCTTATGGAGTAATAGTAAATGTAGATAAAGTGGTTTATTACAAACAACCCATCAAGAACAAGACGAAATACCATATTACTCTCGGACACGAAACAGTCATGGCGCGAGTGCATCTTTTTCAGTCAGCAGGTGAAAATcttgattttgaaatggaaCATTGCTATTGTGAAGAAATAGCAGAAGCGAA GGGGCAATTTTTCTTCGGCTTCTTAGAATTCGATCACCCAATACCTGTTGTTCCGAAAAGCTTGATAATCGGTTCCAAGCTGGACACTGATATTCACAGTAATGCTTGCCGTATTGCTTTTAAATGCAATATTCATTTCATCTTTGGGAACGAAAACTATAGAGAGGATCTCGCGCGCCTTAAagtttataaaacaaaaacgagg GAAGGTATTGTTGAACGCATGGCCTCACCATTCGAGGTTATCGGCAAAAATTTACtgaaaaaagagacaaatgTTCAACCTTTCGTGAACTTGAAGGTTACCTTGTCAACTGGGGAATTGGGAATAATCGAAGGTTCGTTCGGTCAGAGCGGCAAAGTCAAAATTCGTGTGATGG GATTAAAGGAGGAAACACAGGCCCTGTTAGCTGGCCTtaacaagaaaaggaaaccCCAAGATTCATTGAAcccagaagaaaaacatgtgcaagtgaaaatttttctttgttttaaacGGTATATATACGATCCTTGCAAAAAGATGATTCAGACGTAA